From the genome of Bacteroides sp. MSB163, one region includes:
- a CDS encoding tetratricopeptide repeat protein, with amino-acid sequence MKRYGWLLGCCLFLSIGMLWAADESDLRVLQQKAAQSRDMEGYVGVCKYLYQTEENPELLLLYADSIHQLATKSKKPEQLVEYYIWASEGHFIKGDFQRGYALKRRAIALAEKAGLKFAISQSCCDMGYYYNVDARYDSARYYFRKGLEAGEDLSEAGEACRTMLTNYASSFLFEGKTDSALVYTIRASERSAADKDTVMLIENLNQLGTIYRRKKDLENCIANFEQALHLCELRGNHNAVAFIYGNIATAYCDWNRPGDAIPFSEKAVEYALKTGNKRRIGTCYVNLGAIQTRLVQMRAEGIVTLLKAIPILEEVNDRRLLCDAYNYLVNAYRMDGNLNQAMRYLQKLDKLAHEMQTDTERFRYYQAKAGLLQESKNYAEAIVYYRRIIDMLRSGYKDTRDYEHYKRLADCYLATNNSSQAYEYLTQAYALRDSAFHTEQTEQLSEYSVKYQTKEKELEIVTLRREQLEQETYMLRHRIIVGSVISLLGILLLGSLYARQRQRARIAVLANAANEKEREFLELQKETEQRLTRKYIDGLESERERMATELHDDVCNSLLALEMNIRTISGEESSDLSEQLGLLSNTRERLRTLSHELMPPAFQYATLDEMLGDYVLHLALPEDIYAEYHSTENVDWNIIPKAVGFECYRIVQEAVSNAVKYASSARIQVKLALENKNLSILVTDDGKGFDMSKKTKGIGLHTIWQRAETIGAKVELTSAPGEGTRLRVNVII; translated from the coding sequence ATGAAACGCTACGGGTGGTTATTGGGATGTTGCTTGTTCCTGTCCATAGGTATGCTATGGGCTGCGGATGAGTCGGATTTACGTGTACTTCAACAAAAGGCTGCCCAAAGCAGAGATATGGAGGGCTATGTCGGAGTTTGTAAATATCTCTACCAAACGGAAGAAAATCCTGAATTACTTCTTTTATATGCAGATTCTATTCATCAGTTGGCTACGAAAAGCAAGAAGCCGGAACAACTCGTAGAATATTATATTTGGGCAAGTGAGGGACACTTCATCAAGGGAGATTTCCAGCGGGGATATGCCTTAAAGCGGAGAGCTATTGCTCTGGCTGAAAAAGCGGGGTTGAAATTTGCAATAAGCCAGTCTTGTTGTGATATGGGGTATTATTATAATGTGGATGCTCGTTATGATTCCGCACGTTACTATTTTCGTAAAGGGTTGGAAGCCGGAGAGGATTTATCGGAGGCAGGAGAGGCATGCCGTACCATGTTGACAAATTATGCCAGCTCGTTTCTTTTTGAAGGGAAGACGGATTCTGCTCTAGTTTATACTATCCGTGCCAGCGAGCGTTCTGCTGCTGATAAAGATACAGTCATGTTAATTGAAAATTTGAATCAGTTAGGTACTATCTATCGTCGGAAAAAGGATTTAGAGAATTGCATTGCCAACTTTGAACAGGCACTCCATTTATGTGAGTTACGTGGAAATCATAATGCAGTTGCTTTTATATATGGAAATATAGCAACGGCTTATTGTGATTGGAATCGTCCGGGAGATGCGATTCCTTTTTCTGAGAAAGCCGTGGAATATGCTTTGAAGACAGGTAATAAACGAAGGATAGGTACATGTTATGTCAATTTGGGAGCTATTCAGACCCGATTGGTGCAAATGCGTGCGGAGGGAATTGTTACATTATTGAAAGCCATACCTATTTTGGAAGAAGTGAATGACAGACGACTATTGTGCGATGCTTATAATTATTTGGTGAATGCCTATCGGATGGATGGAAATCTGAACCAGGCAATGCGTTATTTGCAAAAGCTTGATAAGCTGGCACATGAAATGCAAACTGATACGGAACGGTTCCGATATTATCAGGCGAAGGCGGGTTTATTGCAAGAGAGTAAAAATTATGCGGAAGCCATTGTTTATTATCGGAGAATAATCGATATGCTCCGTAGTGGCTACAAGGATACCCGTGATTATGAACATTATAAGCGGTTGGCAGATTGCTATCTGGCTACGAACAACTCATCTCAGGCCTATGAGTATCTGACCCAAGCCTATGCGCTGCGTGATTCAGCCTTTCATACTGAACAGACCGAACAGCTATCTGAGTATTCAGTAAAATATCAGACGAAAGAGAAAGAACTGGAGATCGTTACTTTGAGGCGGGAACAGTTGGAGCAGGAGACGTATATGTTGCGTCACCGTATCATTGTAGGATCAGTAATTTCACTGTTGGGAATTCTATTATTAGGTTCTCTCTATGCACGTCAACGCCAAAGGGCAAGGATCGCTGTGTTGGCTAATGCCGCTAATGAAAAAGAACGTGAGTTTCTGGAACTTCAGAAAGAGACTGAGCAGCGCTTGACACGAAAATACATTGATGGTTTGGAGAGTGAGCGTGAACGTATGGCGACTGAATTACACGATGATGTGTGTAACAGTTTGCTTGCGCTTGAAATGAATATTCGTACTATTTCCGGTGAGGAAAGTTCGGATTTGAGTGAACAGTTGGGACTATTGAGCAATACGCGCGAGAGGTTGAGAACTCTTTCGCATGAGTTGATGCCACCCGCTTTCCAGTATGCTACGCTCGACGAGATGTTGGGAGACTATGTGCTGCATTTGGCATTACCGGAGGATATATATGCGGAGTATCACTCTACAGAAAATGTCGACTGGAACATAATTCCTAAAGCTGTTGGATTTGAATGTTATCGTATTGTTCAGGAAGCGGTGAGCAATGCAGTGAAATATGCCAGCTCTGCCCGTATACAGGTGAAGTTAGCACTGGAAAACAAGAACCTTTCCATACTTGTTACAGACGACGGAAAAGGGTTTGATATGAGCAAGAAAACCAAAGGTATTGGCTTGCATACCATCTGGCAACGGGCTGAAACGATTGGTGCTAAAGTTGAACTGACTTCTGCTCCGGGTGAAGGAACCCGGCTGAGAGTAAATGTAATAATCTAA